A single window of Thermodesulfobacteriota bacterium DNA harbors:
- a CDS encoding HlyD family secretion protein has translation MSNFISQIKTIKYTPKFWITFIISVIVILVLYYALLDRYTPYTDDAYVQTYVVQVAPQVEGRVMGVFVENNQFVQEGQKLFSIDPSPYEYLVEELKASLVQNQQEVDQLKSAVVSAQEGVKQAQADLVYAKRQYDDLVPLAQKNYIAQLELDSALDQLRSQEATLGEAKANLASAQQALEYTIDGEFAIIKEAESALRYAEYNLLQTTVYAPSDGYVTNLQLVNGAYANAGDAVLTFVDDESWWIVANFRENSIGRIKEGQSAEIALSMYPGKIFKAQVENSDWGVSAGQGVPSGYLPDVETPENWFSLSQRFPVRLKITNLDEEKYPLRVGATTSVAVFTDGGFILNGLAGLWLRIGSIINYVY, from the coding sequence ATGAGCAATTTTATCTCTCAGATAAAAACAATTAAATACACTCCAAAATTTTGGATAACTTTCATTATTTCAGTGATTGTTATCCTAGTTTTGTACTATGCACTCTTAGACCGTTACACACCATATACGGACGACGCTTATGTCCAAACATATGTAGTTCAAGTTGCCCCTCAGGTTGAGGGAAGAGTCATGGGCGTGTTTGTTGAAAACAACCAATTTGTCCAAGAGGGCCAGAAACTATTTAGTATTGATCCAAGTCCATATGAATATTTGGTTGAGGAGCTTAAGGCATCGTTGGTTCAGAATCAGCAGGAGGTTGATCAGCTAAAAAGCGCTGTCGTATCAGCCCAAGAGGGGGTTAAACAAGCCCAGGCAGATCTCGTTTATGCCAAGAGGCAGTATGACGACCTCGTTCCTTTGGCCCAGAAAAACTATATTGCTCAGCTCGAGCTTGATTCTGCCCTGGATCAGCTTAGGAGCCAAGAGGCAACTCTGGGCGAGGCCAAAGCCAATCTTGCAAGCGCTCAGCAAGCGCTCGAATATACAATAGACGGCGAGTTTGCAATAATTAAAGAGGCAGAATCGGCCCTTAGATATGCAGAGTATAACCTCTTGCAGACAACCGTTTATGCCCCGAGTGATGGATACGTTACCAACCTTCAGCTTGTAAATGGTGCCTACGCAAACGCTGGTGATGCTGTGCTCACTTTTGTAGACGATGAAAGCTGGTGGATAGTGGCAAACTTTAGAGAAAACAGTATTGGTAGAATTAAAGAGGGTCAGAGCGCTGAAATCGCTTTATCTATGTATCCAGGGAAAATCTTTAAGGCACAGGTTGAAAACTCAGACTGGGGCGTGAGTGCAGGGCAGGGTGTTCCCTCAGGATATCTGCCCGATGTTGAGACGCCTGAGAACTGGTTTAGTTTATCTCAGAGGTTTCCGGTGAGACTTAAAATAACTAATCTTGATGAAGAAAAATATCCTTTAAGGGTAGGTGCAACCACTAGTGTGGCGGTATTTACAGACGGTGGTTTTATATTAAACGGTTTAGCCGGTCTTTGGCTTCGTATTGGAAGTATAATTAACTACGTCTACTAA
- a CDS encoding glycosyltransferase family 2 protein, with the protein AKVIADIPKDLVSEVVVVNNNSSDKTSEVAQSAGATVLDEKQMGYGCACLKGIEYASQKNERPDIIVFLDGDYSDYPEQLIELIQPITEKKIDMVIGSRALGNAQEGSLLPQQVFGNWLAVTLIKYLYGVRFTDLGPFRAIKFDKLIELKMSDKTYGWTVEMQVKAAKHKFRCTEVPVNYRKRIGVSKIAGTISGSIKAGYKILWTIFKYL; encoded by the coding sequence GCAAAAGTAATAGCCGATATTCCCAAAGACCTCGTGAGCGAGGTTGTGGTTGTTAACAACAACTCGTCTGATAAAACAAGCGAAGTTGCTCAGAGCGCTGGAGCAACTGTATTAGATGAGAAGCAAATGGGCTATGGGTGTGCATGCTTGAAGGGAATCGAGTACGCAAGCCAGAAAAACGAAAGGCCCGATATTATAGTTTTTCTTGACGGTGACTACTCAGATTATCCCGAGCAACTAATAGAACTTATACAGCCAATTACAGAGAAGAAGATAGATATGGTAATTGGCTCCAGAGCACTTGGTAATGCTCAAGAAGGATCACTTCTTCCCCAGCAAGTATTTGGGAACTGGCTTGCAGTCACTCTAATAAAATATCTCTATGGTGTTCGCTTCACAGATCTTGGGCCTTTTAGGGCAATTAAGTTTGATAAGTTAATAGAACTGAAAATGAGTGATAAAACCTACGGCTGGACTGTTGAGATGCAGGTAAAGGCGGCTAAGCACAAATTCAGATGCACTGAAGTCCCAGTTAACTATAGAAAGCGTATCGGAGTCTCTAAAATTGCAGGCACTATCAGTGGAAGCATCAAAGCAGGATATAAAATACTCTGGACTATTTTTAAATATCTTTAG